From Motacilla alba alba isolate MOTALB_02 chromosome 20, Motacilla_alba_V1.0_pri, whole genome shotgun sequence, the proteins below share one genomic window:
- the R3HDML gene encoding peptidase inhibitor R3HDML, with translation MAVLHLHLYLTALGCWLTQLSSSFLLPNATELLSPAAGSAAGLLRGEGLPRGRRKRFLSPHDMSVILDFHNQVRAQVSPPAANMEYMVWDERLARAAEAWAARCLWDHGPPELMKYVGQNLSIQSGRYRSIMDMVKSWHQEKQHYSFPHPRECNPRCPSKCSGSVCSHYTQMVWATSSRLGCALGTCANVQVWGSTWRHAILLVCNYAIKGNWLGEAPYKVGRPCSACPPTYGGGCSNNMCFSGVKSNQVSWF, from the exons ATGGCTGTGCTCCACCTGCACCTGTACCTCACAGCCTTGGGCTGCTGGCTGACACAGCtgtccagctccttcctgctgcccaaCGCCACCGAGCTGCTGTCCCCGGCCGCGGGCTCGGCCGCGGGGCTGCTGAGGGGCGAGGGGCTCCCGCGGGGCCGGCGGAAGCGATTCCTTTCCCCCCACGACATGAGTGTCATCCTGGACTTCCATAACCAAGTGCGGGCACAGGTGTCCCCCCCCGCTGCCAATATGGAATACATG GTGTGGGATGAGCGGCTGGCCAGGGCAGCGGAGGCGTGGGCTGCGCGCTGCCTGTGGGACCACGGCCCCCCCGAGCTGATGAAGTATGTGGGACAGAACCTCTCCATCCAATCGGGCAG GTACCGCTCCATCATGGACATGGTGAAATCCTGGCaccaggagaagcagcactactccttcccccacccccgTGAGTGCAACCCCCGCTGCCCCTCCAAATGCAGCGGCTCTGTCTGCAGCCACTACACGCAG ATGGTGTGGGCAACCTCGAGCCGCCTGGGCTGTGCCCTCggcacctgtgccaacgtgCAGGTGTGGGGCAGCACGTGGCGTCACGCCATCCTCCTGGTCTGCAACTATGCCATCAA GGGCAACTGGCTGGGAGAAGCGCCCTACAAGGTGGGGCGGCCGTGCTCAGCCTGCCCTCCCACCTACGGCGGGGGCTGCTCCAACAACATGTGCTTCAGCGGAGTCAAATCCAACCAAGTCAGCTGGTTCtag